A region of the Drosophila subpulchrella strain 33 F10 #4 breed RU33 chromosome 3L, RU_Dsub_v1.1 Primary Assembly, whole genome shotgun sequence genome:
CCATTATcgatcaaaataaaaacatcacAGCATTGCGTTTCACAAGGAAAAGCTAATTAATCTAGTAGATTTGCCGAtggatattttaaaacaaatatgtaTCAATCTAAGGTAAATGGATCGATGTCGATTAGCACAGGCTCTTCTACAGGTATTtaccctgcaagcaaaagggcgatatttctatcgcctgtcgtccagaagtcactttTTAGTAACTTCTCAATTAAATTTCTCTCATGACCCACTGGTCAGTTATTTTACCAGTTTGTGGAGAATTGGTTCAGTGTGTTGACAATTTAAATCACATTATAAGTTATGACATAATGAGATTGATTAAACCGTATTGCATAAATTTGCAATGCATCAGCCTGCGAAAAAACGAGACTCCGATAAGACTAAGGCTGTCATAGGCAACTTGAAATCTCTGAACTCAGTAGATCTCTTAATAACTTGAGTGGCCACTTTCAAAATCATAAGTATGTTAAAGGAAGTAGaaagttttcatttttatacccctTATTTTTGCctattttgaaataaattaaaaaggaatcgaacgactatatcatattcATTGCTGCCATAAGAACAATCGGTGAGTAAATGAGAAATGTATTAATGAATTCgctatttttaatcatattctCTACTACTACTCTCTACTACCACTATTactcctttcttttttttgaattttcagaattacgaattaaatttaataaaagtaGGGGgtttcatatagctgccataggaaggATTGGaaaattaatgtcaaaataatacaaaagcAGTCATGTTTCGTTTTTGGTACAACATACACACTCgtaaattgaatttgaatATTACCATAATATTTCTGTGActcgatttttattttctaagaaTAGCAGTGCCCGCATATATTTATTGCTCCCATAGGAACGGCCTGCAAGGGTACACAAACTTCGACTTATCAGCtaagtattttttttgcagcatttgaaaaaaattaaagtgaAGTAGAATTACATCATCATATCAAATTGTGCTTTCAAATAAAACTagtatttaaattcaattttgaaTAGAGTGtgtacaagggtggtcaaaagtattttcacaaaaaaaaagttaaatatattcataatttgaactcacatcttgttaactttggcatcaatggaaaggtaatttaaatgccgtttgaatgatacaatacatttcttaacacattcagtacttattgaaaaggacgaatttgtgtgaaaatgtcctttttgaacttttttcctcgacttgaaaacttaaattttttgatgcaaaaagtttcttcaaacaaaaataatagtaactgcaaaaagaatttttcaaaaattatttttcttatattttttatgattttttaaaggtgacactgtcggaaaaaatttgtataaaaaagagaaaaatatggctaaaatgcatgtttctaagcattttcaaaaaatcataaaaaatataagcaaaatgatttttgaaaaattctttttgcagttactattatttttgtttgaagaaactttttgcatcaaaaaatttaagttttcaagtcgaggaaaaaagttcaaaaaggacattttcacacaaattcgtccttttcaataagtactgaatgtgttaagaaatgtattgtatcattcaaacggcatttaaattacctttccattgatgccaaagttaacaagatgtgagttcaaattatgaatatatttaactttttttttgtgaaaatacttttgaccacccttgtatttACAAATTCTTAAAGTAACACCTGTGTGCATAAAGTAAAAATGGAAATATAATCAGTTGGATATGATTATGATATATGATTAAAATCGGCTGCTTACGAAATTTCGCTAGCGCCACCTAGGTTTCAAAGTATGCGGCGTGTTAGTGAATTATCATAAACAGCCGATAGGAATGAACGATAGGcggcgttttttttttagctgagtaacgggtatctcataGTCGAAGCtgtcgactatagcgttttctcttgttttatAGTATTTTTAATGAACCGTGTTCATATAGGAAATAAACGCGTGttggttttttaaaaatgtgaaTTTTATTAATGGCACAAAATACGAAACACTAAAATCACAAAACCATAGATCTCGACGGTCTGCCAGTCATAAGTAACCACAGCATACTTGGTAGAACTTAAAAATAACTCTTAAAGCATACAACGGGGAAGCACTTCGATTGGATAACAAAATACAAAGAAAGTCGATCGGTGAAGTTAAATCCTCAAGGTAAGTCGTCTCTGGGGTTTCATTCGTTCCTTTTCCGCCCGATCCTTGCGCATTCGGAGGATCTCCTCACCGCGGAGCTCCTTGAGCCTTCTAGGCGATATATTCAATTTGAGGCTGTTAGATTCAGTCTTCGGAGATCGGCGACTTATTACAAAACTACTGGAGTCATTCGCGAATAACTTTTGCTGCCGCAAGCGCACATAGCGTTTTGGAGTTTCGGATGCCTCCTCGTTCTCAGGaacctcgtcctcgtcctctaTTGTTAACACTTCCTTGAACATATCTTCGACGGCGGTGAAGTATAGCGTGGAATCGGAGGTCATTGTGAACCTGATGCTGGCGAGCAACTGAGCCTAAAATTGATTGAAGCCAGTCAGGGGACgagtttgaaatgcatttgcACGGACCACCAGACCTCGGCCACTTTTCAACCCTCGACGAGGTCTCTGGCTACCTGATCCTAAACAATGGTGTACACAAAACTAGGAAAACAGCTGGAGAGGCGACAAATATTAGACCGAGGTAATGAGGGGTTTCCCTGCTGGTAAACCCTCATCTGAAGACCTTCCAGGGTACATTTGAACTGCCCTGGCCCGAAAGTTCATTAGtgagtttttaaatttgtaatgacTAGAGTTTCCAGTTTTACTAATAcattttacaaacaattttCTTTATCCAAATATAGGAAATCTTGTTTGCTTTATACAACTCTAAAACTTTATTGTATTTAGtaggttttttatttatacatatgCATGTATATTCCATGTGGATAATTTTTTGTGCCGTGAGTCATTTGTCAAACCGTAAAAATAACCTAAAAGTATACAGTGAATCACATTTAACGACACAATAATATTATCAACAGGCAAATAATACCCAACCTTTTTAAAAACGCAAAAATTGCCCATTGAGTTGAGACCCAAACTATCTATAGATAAGAAAAAATCCCACTATGAGCATCCGACTCGATTAGATTAAATGACGCATTGAACTGGTTTGGTTTTTGGTTCGTTTTGTTTTCGTGGagttattattaaaatagcCTATAGTATAATTTCATATCCTCAGATCAGTATTCCTTATTAAAGTAGTCGCGTATGCTGCGCTTCACAATGGGAGCCATCTTAGCGACCTGATTCTGCACTTCCTCCGTATCCTTATCCTTGTGATAGAAGACCGTGAAGTAGACAATCAAGCCGATAACCACGACCATGAGAAGCGCAGAAAACACGATGCTCAAAAGCATCTTGCAGGCGCAGGAACAGCAGCTGTAAAGATAGAAAGATCGGATTagaaaagttttaaattggTGAAATCAAAAGTATCCTTATCCTAGGTAGCTTAATCATTGATCATTTTGTCAAATCAGATCGTTTAAAAAAGACTAAAAAACTACGACTCAAGCTATGTTAATATAAGAAACATAATTGACCTATAAAAACGATAAAGCTATGCCTAAAAagcattatcacaggtgttctCCCGGTCAATACACCCCATAAAAGGTTTATATCCATATCTGTGTTGATCAATGAGTCAGGAACCGATGGAAACTTACCAGCAAACCACTTTGCCGGGACATTTGAGGCATTCACAGAGAGCGTTGCACATGGTGGAGAGTCGTGGGTTAATGTATAATAAGTGGGTAAGGTTTCCCTCGGTTCTCGATGCGTTGTTGACCAACAAAAATTATCAACTGACGGGGTGTAACCGCCATCGACCGCATTTTGGGCCGTCAGGTATTGAAAGCTTTAATCATATCGGgcgaaaaaaacaataaactgATAACGAGTCGGCTATAATTAACACGACGCCAGTAACAAAAGTTGGAGagagatattgaaaaataGAGCTTACACTCTTTCCTCATGAGCGAGGTATCACTATCCATCCATTATCCAGGGGATCTGGTAATTTGCCCGTCCCGACGCCTCAGGACGAAGTAAAGGATAACGATTAATTTTACAACCATTATCAACGCACAAAAAAGAATAGCATTACGTAGCCTCAGGCACATGTTTTTgatcaatttttaaatcgaattCTATTGCACGTCTCGGGTTAGGCTTATGTTTGGTAATATCTATCATATATGTGAAATACTACAAAGAATATCATTGTAAGCGCGACGATAACCACAATAATCACAATTAACCGTCGATTCCAGCACATGTTGTTCTACATTCGATTTTATTTACGaattttttctcaaaaacaaagaatttGATTAAGGTGGCAAAGGTAGACGAATCATAATAAACTGGAGTAAGGGGACAGACAGTCCGTGACATAGACAAATGATTTCGACCGGGAACTGATATGGAGTATAAGTTCAGATTGATTAAAGAAAGACAAAAATCAACTTgctatttttaaactattACTGAGCAGGAAGTAATATAACTGTTATCATGGAAAGTCCATGCCAGAAACTCATTTGGATTGCTCCTCAATTCGAGAAACTAAAGAAATGCTTCGAGGATTTAGTAATCTCAACCAAACGACCTATTAGCTGATAAAGGAAAGCTGTCAACTAAGCTCCAAATACCTAGAAGAGCGATCAAAATACTTGAAAACTAACGTTATAGGAGAATTTTTAGGAAACCTTATCTATACAATTGAACCATATTTGTCTAAGTAATATTCTtcaataaaaactttaaagttacttcaaaataaaagtttaatgAGTATATCCTACTCCTCCTATATTTATTACAATTAAATCCGGACACAGCTTACTATTATAGAGCTGCCTCGTTTTATCAAATCTCTTGTATAGTAAATACTTTAAAGGGTAACTTACCAGCAAAGGACTTTGCCAGGACATTTAAGGCATTCACAGAGAGCGTTACACATGATGATCAGAGTCGTGGGTTAAAGTTCTTCCGGATTTCGACGTATTCCTGTCCAGCTCAAATGGATAACTGGCACATGCAGTGCCATTTTCCACATTCTGGGGCGAAAAAATGGAAAGCTTTCAtcatattgatgaaaaaagaGAGAAACTGATAAAGATTCGGTCATAACACAATCTGAAGATAAGTAGTTATTAGAAAATAAAGCTTATACAGTGTTTCTCTGTGAGGGAGGACAAAGATTTTACTCAATGTTAAATAAAAGATTATTTTTAATTCTTGAAAAAAGTTGTATGTTAGGTGAACCAAACACTAGATATTAAACAAGGTATTAGCGCGATCAcaacaaaatgttttaaagtaATAACAAAACTAAGACAACGTTCCTACATGTCAGTTTATAGACAGGTAAAAATGATACCGTCATAACAGATTAAGCACTTGCACCTAAAATCGAAAGCTAATCAATGCTTGAACTGAAATTCTTAGGGGGTTTACACTAGCTTTTTGGCATTACCCAAAGAAAGATTACTAAGCAATGAGCAATCGCTATACATACTTATCTTCAGGAAAGCCACAAAGCTCAGATACGAATTTATGAAGTTTTTGGAGAAGAAATAAGGTCGTAGGCACTTATAAAACAAAGCGTTTAAAATAAACACTTAAGGTAGGTTCTGATCAAAAGAACCTTATCGGTATTATTAAAGTAGGATATGTATCAAAAATAACTAAGATATATCAAAGGCAGATTGTATTGACAAGAAATATGACACACAAATTATTTTgggaaaatgtaaaataacactaattataaattaaatttttttaacttgAAATGAAGTagaaataaacataaaatgaGTC
Encoded here:
- the LOC119555367 gene encoding uncharacterized protein LOC119555367, which gives rise to MTSDSTLYFTAVEDMFKEVLTIEDEDEVPENEEASETPKRYVRLRQQKLFANDSSSFVISRRSPKTESNSLKLNISPRRLKELRGEEILRMRKDRAEKERMKPQRRLTLRI
- the LOC119553786 gene encoding protein midgut expression 1; this translates as MCNALCECLKCPGKVVCCCCSCACKMLLSIVFSALLMVVVIGLIVYFTVFYHKDKDTEEVQNQVAKMAPIVKRSIRDYFNKEY